A region from the Thalassoglobus sp. JC818 genome encodes:
- a CDS encoding DUF5131 family protein has protein sequence MTGLSPKTPVIYQFLNASPNSRFTQKRQTLTMQNSKIGWTHHTWNPWMGCQKVSPACQHCYISRWLKLRGHVPFNGPIRTKEGTWRNPFIWNRKELKSGTPSRVFTCSLSDFFHADADAWRPEAWEIIKECEHLDWLILTKRPELIQDRLPVDWGKGYSNVWLGVTVENQDYVQRIDLLTKIPVAVRFVSAEPLLGPIKFGRRLRKIDWVITGCEKAAKSKRHEMQTDWVRSIRDQCDAAGTALFHKQYYSGTKIVLDGVIDGEVRQEWPRTAA, from the coding sequence ATGACCGGCCTCTCGCCTAAGACGCCGGTCATCTACCAGTTTCTCAACGCGAGTCCCAACTCGCGTTTCACCCAAAAGAGACAGACCCTCACAATGCAGAACTCCAAAATCGGCTGGACTCACCACACTTGGAACCCTTGGATGGGTTGTCAGAAAGTCTCGCCCGCGTGCCAACACTGTTACATCTCCCGATGGTTGAAGTTGCGTGGGCATGTCCCATTCAACGGGCCGATACGAACCAAGGAAGGTACGTGGCGAAACCCGTTCATCTGGAACCGGAAGGAGCTCAAGAGTGGAACACCCTCCCGCGTCTTCACCTGTTCCTTGTCTGATTTCTTTCACGCCGATGCAGACGCGTGGCGACCGGAAGCGTGGGAGATCATCAAGGAATGCGAGCACCTCGACTGGTTGATCCTCACGAAACGTCCCGAGTTGATCCAGGATCGTCTTCCAGTTGATTGGGGCAAGGGTTACTCGAACGTCTGGCTCGGCGTCACCGTAGAGAATCAGGACTACGTCCAACGCATCGACCTGCTGACGAAGATTCCGGTGGCAGTGCGATTCGTTTCGGCCGAGCCGCTTCTCGGCCCAATCAAATTTGGCCGTCGTCTTCGCAAGATCGACTGGGTGATCACGGGCTGCGAAAAAGCGGCCAAGTCCAAACGTCACGAGATGCAAACGGACTGGGTCCGCAGTATCCGCGATCAATGTGACGCCGCCGGCACCGCGTTGTTTCACAAGCAGTATTATTCCGGCACCAAGATCGTCCTCGATGGAGTGATCGACGGCGAAGTGCGTCAAGAGTGGCCTCGCACGGCTGCATAA